One part of the Podarcis muralis chromosome 3, rPodMur119.hap1.1, whole genome shotgun sequence genome encodes these proteins:
- the MEA1 gene encoding male-enhanced antigen 1 — translation MALEPVVTQIMGPERICPNEHEELGLQETPDGTPEPAGEWSSEEPEEEEEDGSNGYLYQPLNQDPDQGLAAAEETEPSTEPTPDINERLQAMRLHLPDPPVDSDEEEGSAAQNSRSSIPMDPEHVELVKRTMAGIKLPTLGIPAWANEISDDQWQDMVQRTLQARQSQSSPKPEWK, via the exons ATGGCCTTGGAGCCAGTGGTTACACAGATAATGGGTCCAGAGAGGATCTGTCCAAATGAGCACGAAGAGCTGGGGCTGCAAGAGACACCTGATGGAACCCCTGAACCTGCTGGGGAGTGGAGTAGTGAAGaacctgaagaggaggaggaagatggtagTAATGGCTACTTGTACCAGCCACTGAATCAAGATCCAGATCAGGGACTAGCAGCAGCTGAAGAAACAGAACCCAGCACAGAGCCAACGCCCGATATCAATGAGCGACTTCAG GCAATGAGACTGCATCTGCCTGACCCACCTGTGGACAGCGATGAGGAGGAGGGATCTGCAGCTCAAAACTCTCGCAGCTCTATCCCTATGGATCCAG AACACGTGGAGCTGGTGAAAAGGACTATGGCTGGAATCAAGCTCCCCACGCTTGGAATCCCTGCGTGGGCCAATGAAATCTCGGATGACCAGTGGCAGGATATGGTGCAGCGAACCCTGCAAGCCCGCCAGAGCCAGAGCAGCCCCAAGCCAGAATGGAAGTGA